A genome region from Thermoanaerobaculum aquaticum includes the following:
- a CDS encoding NADH-quinone oxidoreductase subunit A, with translation MSAQYVPVLLTFAFAAVMAGAIVGLSAVLGRGKLVHKRKLEPYESGMLLIDASRKRVSVKFFTVAMVFIVFDVEVAFLYPWAVSVKPLLAEGNTLVLWDGLIFLLLVTIGYVYLWREGAFDWAKRGSEQ, from the coding sequence ATGAGCGCCCAGTACGTTCCGGTTTTACTGACCTTCGCTTTCGCTGCCGTGATGGCTGGGGCCATTGTGGGGCTTTCCGCCGTTTTGGGACGGGGGAAGCTGGTCCACAAGCGCAAGCTGGAACCTTACGAAAGCGGCATGTTGCTCATTGATGCCTCGCGCAAGCGGGTTTCGGTGAAGTTCTTCACGGTGGCCATGGTGTTCATCGTTTTCGATGTGGAGGTTGCCTTCCTCTACCCCTGGGCCGTGTCGGTGAAGCCGCTGTTGGCCGAGGGCAACACCCTGGTGCTGTGGGACGGGCTCATCTTCCTGCTGCTGGTGACCATTGGCTACGTTTACCTCTGGCGGG
- the mazG gene encoding nucleoside triphosphate pyrophosphohydrolase — MGSEHPFDRLRELCARLRSPEGCPWDREQTLESLRAYIVEEAYEVVDAITAGKPEALAEELGDLLFQVIFVAQLAEERGWFDVVKVCELIHAKMVARHPHVFGDVRVASAQEVVQNWEKIKKNEKKRGALGGVPESLPALLKTLRITEKAAALGFDWEKPEDVLTKVREEVEELAQVVGRSKDERDEAKLREELGDVLFSIANVARHLRVDPEAALQAANRKFAQRFAAMEALASARGWSLDGCTMEQLEALWQQAKAQTDP; from the coding sequence ATGGGTAGTGAACATCCATTCGATCGGTTGCGGGAGCTTTGCGCTCGCCTGCGCTCACCGGAGGGCTGCCCCTGGGATCGGGAGCAAACCCTGGAGAGCTTGCGGGCGTACATCGTGGAAGAAGCCTATGAGGTGGTGGACGCCATCACCGCCGGGAAGCCCGAGGCTCTTGCCGAAGAACTGGGGGACTTGCTTTTCCAGGTGATTTTTGTGGCGCAGTTGGCCGAGGAGCGGGGGTGGTTTGACGTTGTGAAGGTGTGCGAGCTCATCCATGCCAAGATGGTGGCCCGTCACCCCCACGTCTTTGGTGACGTGCGCGTCGCCTCGGCCCAGGAGGTCGTACAGAACTGGGAAAAGATCAAGAAGAACGAGAAAAAACGCGGGGCGCTGGGCGGTGTGCCTGAGAGCTTGCCGGCGCTCTTGAAGACCCTGCGCATCACCGAAAAGGCGGCCGCTTTGGGTTTTGATTGGGAAAAGCCGGAGGACGTGCTCACCAAGGTGCGGGAAGAGGTGGAGGAGCTCGCTCAGGTCGTGGGCCGGTCCAAGGATGAGAGGGATGAGGCCAAGCTGCGGGAGGAGCTGGGGGACGTGCTTTTTTCCATTGCCAACGTGGCCCGGCATTTGCGGGTGGATCCGGAAGCCGCACTGCAAGCGGCCAACCGCAAGTTTGCCCAGCGTTTTGCAGCTATGGAAGCGCTGGCCTCTGCCCGCGGTTGGAGCCTCGATGGTTGCACCATGGAGCAGCTGGAGGCTTTGTGGCAGCAAGCCAAAGCACAAACCGATCCTTAA